One Panulirus ornatus isolate Po-2019 chromosome 1, ASM3632096v1, whole genome shotgun sequence genomic region harbors:
- the LOC139751246 gene encoding uncharacterized protein, protein MSLISGDNTAQSLTSAKVSILPHIPSDINVDLSYWRKQLEIAKIDAQAQVAQLQVQRKKTEQARLALERERLRLNASPSGPVSSQLGNLHLVPKFSKLDVGSRSKGYDDRGMTNGNVIPPESATLPVTRKSQGKYSQEVKFCSHCGKAGHQVRDCWAREKESRDFTKSRSVSLFSALGPPNKVGKAVPALRKVRGCESVNQVVKDPFCGNYNAFLSEGCVSRCGVRRKETVSRDSGSLQSPMLDGLVPREEFGDRVLPDGLSGPKEAPLVDVRVGTDLFTDHALVGTVDKLPVLDVDVVLGSDLAGGKMNPVPVLPTGPVESTEAGQLEGEVPEIVYNHDGARPMTAGTAGRVPEDIAVKTEEVKTSERKLCDTLSPGVASVETVDLKTLPPSKASERKLCDTLSPGIVSVETVDLKTLHASEASEEKLRDTLSPGVDSVETADLKTLHESEASEEKLCDTLSPGVDSVKSEEVKSLPTSESSERELCETLSPGVDSVETESLSRAHLRGKTLYEDEMREEMCDTSRADLEPERDSVGETVDLSRADSREKTLHEDEIGEDKLCDALCASSEPERDSVSETEYLSRTHSREKTLHEDEIGEEKLCDTSRADLGSERDSVGETVDLSRTHSREKTLHEDGISEEKLCDASCASFESERDSVGETVDLSRAHSREKTLHEDEMREEMCDTSRADSESVQESVGETEDLSRTHSREKTLHEDEMREEMCDTSRADFESVQESVDETEDLSRTHSRETPERRTIWPDKRSRWRRFEAGDEVLLLLQQPGQPLVVRFQGSYTIIWSVGDSNYLVSIPDRRRSQSLCHINVPKPCFSREPLPLEPTVPVCIILRPAVAACEEADDLATSVSETWDPGGGVRKLNSDMVGYCRISL, encoded by the coding sequence atgtcgttgatcagtggtgacaataccgctcaatcattaacgtcggccaaagtctcgatccttccccatatccctagtgatattaatgttgatctcagttattggcgaaagcagctagagatagctaagatcgaTGCACAAGCACAAGtggcacagttacaagtgcagaggaagaagactgaacaagctaggttagctctcgaacgtgaaagacttagacttaacgcttcaccatcaggaccagtgtcgtcccagttgggcaacttacatctcgtaccaaagtttagtaaacttgacgtgggcagtcgttcaaagggctacgacgacAGAGGGATGACCAAtggtaatgtaatcccacctgaatctgctaccttgccggtaactcgtaaaagtcaagggaaatactcacaggaagtaaagttttgttctcattgtggcaaggctgggcaccaggtgagggattgctgggctcgagagaaggaatccagagactttaccaaaagtaggtcggtaagtctcttctcagcTTTAGGTCCACCTAATAAAGTAGgtaaggctgtccctgctcttaggaaagtgaggggttgcgagagtgttaatcaagtagttaaggatccgttctgtgggaactacaatgcgttcctgtctgagggttgtgtcagtagatgtggtgtacgacgaaaagaaaccgtatcacgggattctggttcgctgcagtccccgatgttggatggcttggtgccgcgagaagagtttggagaccgcgtCTTgccagatggactgtcgggtcccaaggaagctccactagttgatgtgagaGTAGGAACAGATCTCTTTACGGACCATGCCCTTGTAGGGACTGTAGATAAgttacctgtcttagacgtggacgttgtgttaggcagtgacctagcgggtgggaagatgaacccagtgccggtgttgcctacgggcccggtggagtccacggaggcagggcAGCTTGAGggagaggtaccagagatagtctacaaccacgatggtgccaggcctatgacagctggcacggcaggccgtgtgcctgaggacatagccgttaagacggaggaagtgaagaccagcgagaggaagctgtgtgataccctctcccctggagtTGCCTCCGTTGAAACAGTGGATttaaagactctccccccgagtaaggccagcgagaggaagctgtgtgataccctctctcctggtatagtctccgttgagacagtggacttgaAGACTCTGCAtgcgagtgaggccagcgaggagAAGCtgcgtgataccctctcccctggtgtagattccgttgagacggcggacttaaagactctgcatgagagtgaggccagcgaggagaagctgtgtgataccctctcccctggggtagactccgttaagtcggaggaagtgaagtctctccctacgagtgagtctagtgagagggagctgtgtgagaccctctcccctggtgtggactccgttgagactgagagtttgtctcgcgcccatttaAGAGGGAAGACTCTCTATGaggatgagatgagggaggagatgtgtgatacctcccgtGCTGATCTCGAGCCtgaacgagattcagtgggtgagactgtggatttgtctcgcgccgattcaagagagaagactctccatgaggatgaaatTGGTGAGGATAAGCTGTGTGATGCCTTATGTGCTAGTTCCGAGCCCGAACGAGATTCAGTGAGTGAGACTGAGTatttgtctcgcacccattcaagagagaagactctccatgaggatgaaattggtgaggagaagctgtgtgatacctcccgtgCTGATCTCGGGTCTGAACGAGATTCGGTGGGTGAGACTGTGgatttgtctcgcacccattcaagagagaagactctccatgaagatggaattagtgaggagaagctgtgtgatgcctcctgtgctagtttcgagtccgaacgagattcGGTGGGTGAGACtgtggatttgtctcgcgcccattcaagagagaagactctccatgaggatgagatgagggaggagatgtgtgatacctcccgtGCTGATTCTGAGTCTgtacaagaatcagtgggtgagactgaggatttgtctcgcacccattcaagagagaagactctccatgaggacgagatgagggaggagatgtgtgatacctcccgtGCTGATTTCGAGTCCGTGCAAGAATCAGtggatgagactgaggatttgtctcgcacccattcaagagagactccggaacggaggacaatatggcctgacaaacgatctcgttggagaaggtttgaggcgggcgacgaggtgttacttctactacagcagccaggtcaacccttggttgtccgttttcagggttcctacaccattatctggagtgtaggagactcaaattaccttgtctctatccccgataggcgcagaaGTCAGAGTTTATGCCACATCAACGTGCCTAAGCCATGTTTCAGTCGCGAACCTctccccttggaaccgacggtgccagtctgcatcatcttacgtccagcggtagccgcgtGTGAGGAAGCCGACGACTTAGCTACGAGTgtctcggagacctgggacccgggcggaggtgtGAGAAAACTGAACTCTGATATGGTTGGGTACTGTAGGAtatcattgtaa